The DNA segment gtcgagccccaaacccactccgatcctacccgcaacacccctagtatcggaaCTTGCAGACCAGGGCAAATACCCTACCTCAACCCTCTATCCAttacaggaattggacaccctcaaacctgaaaaacccttagctcctccaggcgagcaggaagatattccaccaccttattccccccgcctccttagaagggcaccttatatcccccgcttcccaaaaaggcccgcggtgccctttttggaaaccagaagagaaatggaggaggaagaatccgatgaaatagaggagggaggaccccccctcctcctccatataactgggatcacaagccctgacaggacttgcagggcctgttttactaacattaattttactacacttaaatggaactcagtaggagactcagactctactgccagactctcctgaggagCTTAGCTAAAGGGGTTACAGGGGTAAAAATTGACACTGCTTAGCTTAAAAGTTattggccaccacagttaaaaggaagcagagtaagggagaatcaggataAGGCAGGGACCTCGGAGActgacaaaagcacagagaagtgcccaaaaggacaagtctgcctaaggtccggctAACAACGGGAAgatccgactaacaacgagaatctagtggtgtacgactgccacacgagactgaactgaccgaaacggcccctgcaagacgacaagagaaaagatgacagcagcggagtggtgagactgggcgacagtggcccctcggcccctccctcgttGGGACACGTGTGGTCCGACACAGTTAGGGATAGTGTTGGGGATGCGGGCTCTGCCCAGGTTCCCGTGGATAATGCTCCATCACCCCCTGCGGTGTCTGGGATGGGCCCAAGCGATATCCCCCTAGCGTCCGGAGTTCAACGGAGATAACAGTGGGAGACGGCCGAACGAGGacagtggtctgggtttccaccttcaaccccccgaggactctgctcggcaggcagggctgatcactatggaccatgcactccgtgcagctaagaaaaaggagcgggtggcaatgcacaagaacagcaggtacactctcgccactacccacggggaactcaaaatggacagaggctttatcgaccaagaagaagaattgcgccaatgtttccctgatttggactaccaaaggtactggggtcagacaccgggccggccttcgtctccagggtaagtcagatggtggcacaggtgttgaaggacccttatgggggagagggacaagaaactaggcctgggcagatatcaggggcttcttaagaggttagatgttccccagggtccagcgggcacgttctctgggaaggaaaagtctatcccctttagagaacctctaggcgtgcccagagcagagctgccactccccttcggagagtctcagtactctcctcagcattctcctcagctggttccctcagcactcccctcagtattctcttcagctggttccctcagcactctcctcagcattctcctcagctggttcccttagcactctcctcagcactctccggtatgctaattgtccctccgaaccggccaatcccatatgctaatttgttgactatataacctgtgtgagactgccgctcagggctcctcaccgccttaggtgggggcccgtttgcgcaaacgtacaataaatacctcatgctttttgcatcaactggtctggagtctggatttttgggcgtcctctcgagcaagtgggcatctctacaactgagaggtccaacattttggcgcccaacgtggggctcgaggtcgccctcagacccattctctgcaggaccagttggaggtataattaagtgttttctgtttgttgttcttcgtcttgagtgttctgactggccagtacctgactctgtgagaccagtgggggaggcaggcgtgcccagcaacccctggtccgttccccggaggacactCCGGTCtatgagaccagtgggggaggcaggcgtgcccagcaacccctggtccgttccccggaggacgctccggtctgtgagaccagtaggggaaaccctcggtccgttcccccggaagacgctcccggggtggtctggaggtgggtcggagaccaagtctccctccttcccgagagggctggtcaggcagccgctcccaaaactagcgcaatagcgttcgatttgtcccaTCTGGTGCCATGTggcttgtcttgtttgttttatgtgtctgtgcattggctgttctttttttttgggctgaaatccttgcacacatgggtcaacaaataaccacccctttaagtctcactctagatcactggaaggacgttcgagaacgcgcgcgccacctctcattggagattaaaaggaaacaatgggcaaaattctgttcctcagagtggccggccttcgaggtcggctggccaaggaacggcacttttaacctcgatattattttacagattaaggcgcgagtctttcagccaggatccaatggacaccctgatcaggtgccctacattaccacgtgggaggatcttacacgtaacccccctccctggatagaacccttctccttcccgacggagcccatacggaccccgttaccccctcctcctatcccggttgtgccaacctcctccctataccctctgaaggagattcgagatccaaaacctgacaagccaccggttcttccggctgatcaggactttctgctctttgactctcccccaccctatcttcccggccagcctgctcccccacaggaactcccacaacaaccagagcgggatgtgcaaccttctgcaccatcccctgattccacgagggcaggggaagaagtctcagcgccttccccgccctccagccgcctgcgcctccgtcgggggcaggcagggggctcgggaagcgtctggaattcgcaggcttttcctcttcgctcggtggctggccagatgcagtactggccattttctgcttccgatctttacaattggaaaacccataacccctctttctctcaggaccccaaggctctgactgggctgatcgagtcaattttattgactcatcagcccacctgggatgattgtcagcagcttctgcagaccctcctcactactgaggaaaagcagcgtgtctaccttgaggcacggaaaaacgtccctggagcagatggccgaccgaccctactgctaaacgaaattgaggaggcgtttccctcaacccgtcctgattgggactacaccaccgttgctggtagggagcgactttgtctttaccaccagattctccttgcgggtctcagaggggctggaaagtgccccaccaatttggccaaggtacgtgcaatagtgcagggggctgaggaaacgccggcaggcttcctagaaagattaatggaagcctaccgtactatacaagatttaatgaaggaggcagaaaagatttacaacaaaagggagatccgagaggagaaggaggaaagaatccgcaaggagcaggaggaaagggaagacaaaagagacaaaagacgtaatcgagagcttagtagaattttggccaccgtagtgcaggatacagaaaggagtagaccaggacagaatagggacttgggagacaaacgaaagcctcgggtggaaagagatcaatgtgcctattgtaaagaaagaggacactgggtcaaagactgcccgaagaaaacacagggaccaaagaggagaccagttccaatcctgtccctggaagaagacgactaggtgagtcagagccaggagcccccccccccgagcccaggataacccttgaagtggggggcagaccggtaaccttcctgattgacacgggagcccagcactcggtactgacttcagaaaaagggcctttaagctccaagattttcctcaggcctgggcagagactgcgggaatagggctggccgtcaaccggcctcccttgatcatagatctgaagcccacggccattcccgtgtcagttcgtcaatatccgatgggcaaggaagctaaggaaggtatccggccacatatccagagactgttacacctaggcattttaaaaccttgtcgttcaccttggaacacccccctactaccagtaaagaagcctggtacgggtgactaccgcccggtacaggacttgcgggaggttaacaggagaacggaggatatgcatacCTTGCCTctgacccacgtatggtacactgtgttagatctaaaaggtgcattcttttgtttaagactgagccctcagagccaatccatctttgcttttgagtggaaagacccagagaccgggttttcaggacaactcacctggacaaggttgcctcaaggatttaaaaactcgcctaccttgtttgatgaagctctgcacctagatttggccgacttccgagtcaaccatccgaacctggtcctcctgcaatatgtggacgacctcctccttgccgctgaaactgagcagagctgccactctcctcagcattctcctcagcaattcattgccccgagcaccaacgaggagacgaccccgtagcaaggggaaacaggatggcagacgaggccgctagggcggcagccctgagccaacaggtgttcccgttaaagacaattgagcccacccaagtatcgagggaaccacctttcctttattcggaccaagacttagatacgatccagcggctcggtgcagagtatgatgaacaaataagggtttggaggctcggagagaaaatagtcctgccacaccaattggctaaagaaataattaccagcctccatcaatggactcatttgggacacaaaaaactaaaagcagccttacaggaagataggcagtcttattatatccccggacttgactctttagtccagcaggtgactgaatcctgtgttccgtgtgccaaggtaaatgccagacacctcaagctcccggagggagctagggtaagaggagaccgaccaggaatcaactgggaggtcgatttcactgagataaggccgggcagttatgggaataagtatcttctagtttttatagacaccttctccggatggactgaggcattccccacaaaacgggaaaccgcccaggtggtcgtcaagaagatcatagaggagatcttcccccggttcggcttgcctaaggtaatcgggtccgacaatggcccagcgtttgtctcccaggtaagtcagttggtggccaaagcattaggcataaattggaaattgcactgtgcctatagaccccaaagttcaggacaggtagaaagaatgaacagaataattaaagagaccttgaccaaattagcgttggagactggtgttaaagactgggtccaactcctccctatggtgttgttccgggtccgaaacacgccctctcattgcgggctgacaccatacgaaatcctttatggagggcccccaccagtagcaggcttgcttgaccttgccagtgactccgttgccgatgcccctaagttacaggcccggttgagagcgctccagatcatccagaaccaggtctggaaacctcttgcagcagcctaccaacccaagacgacaaccatcccacatcctttccaaatcggtgatgctgtgtatgtccgaaggcaccaatctaagactctagagccccggtggaaaggccccttcactgtgctgttgacaactcccaccgctctcaaggtcgacggaatcgctgcttgagtccacgcctcacacgtgaagcgagcaccacctccccagggccctgaggatccggatagaccagccaaatggaagctccagcgcactcagaacccactcaagctaagactttcaaaaactgtttaatatttatgatgttcctggcctttccccattgtttttccaatccccatgctccacaattgttaacgtggaacccaacccagtccagcaagaacagagtttcctccctccagtgaggcaggttctccccaggccggtccaatagattttaggattaaaatctttgcaaaaagaaaaggagggaatgaaggacccttatgggggagagggacaagaaactaggcctgggcagatatcaggggcttcttaagaggttagatgttccccagggtccagcgggcacgttctctgggaaggaaaagtctatcccctttagagaacctctaggcgtgcccagagcagagctgccactccccttcggagagtctcagtactctcctcagcattctcctcagctggttccctcagcactcccctcagtattctcttcagctggttccctcagcactctcctcagcattctcctcagctggttcccttagcactctcctcagcactctccggtatgctaattgtccctccgaactggccaatcccatatgctaatttgttgactatataacctgtgtgagactgccgctcagggctcctcaccgccttaggtgggggcccgtttgcgcaaacgtacaataaatacctcatgctttttgcatcaactggtctggagtctggatttttgggcgtcctctcgagcaagtgggcatctctacaactgagaggtccaacagtgttggaaatagaaggttacattgtgtttatagggtaagtcagatggtggtagcggtagccaaggtactggggatatagttaggtaaaacgtatgattaatggtggagactggcactggagactgggtcagatTGCTGCCGATGGTTTTGTTTAAGGCTTGCAGTATATGTGGCctgacattttataaaatgttgtaCCCAGCATTGATTATTTTGCAACTTCCCTACCCctccaggctttgcttaaatgttcgCCTCCCAGGGCTTCGAGGGCTTCCAGGAGGAGCAGTCCCCGGCTTTGCTCTCCGACCTCTCTGCCATGGAGTCGGCacctgacagcagcccagggagctaCAACCCTAGGACTGTGGCTGTGAAGGAGAAGCCCCGGGGGCCAGAGGGCGGCCGAGGTGGCAGCCGGGGCAGCTACAATCCCCTGCAGTACCAGGTGACACACTGCGGGCAGACGaccgtgcacctgcccccaaccctgacggcaccgggccagcccctgtgcgtccccgaggcccccttggccaccaccgTGCCCTCCGTGcgcctgcccccaaccctgacggcaccgggccagcccctgtgcgtccccgaggcccccttggccaccaccgtgccccccagcagccccctcaaGGCGCCCTCCCCGGCTGACCCCTCACAGGAGGGCAAGAAGGCAGTGAACAACAGCCTGG comes from the Lepus europaeus isolate LE1 unplaced genomic scaffold, mLepTim1.pri SCAFFOLD_650, whole genome shotgun sequence genome and includes:
- the LOC133755625 gene encoding CCAAT/enhancer-binding protein epsilon-like, which produces MFASQGFEGFQEEQSPALLSDLSAMESAPDSSPGSYNPRTVAVKEKPRGPEGGRGGSRGSYNPLQYQVTHCGQTTVHLPPTLTAPGQPLCVPEAPLATTVPPSSPLKAPSPADPSQEGKKAVNNSLEYRLRRERNNIAVRKSRDKTKRRILEIQQYMAENEQLRSRVEQLTQELNILC